The Atribacterota bacterium nucleotide sequence GGAAAATTGTCCGTTTTATCAAAGGGCATTTTCCTCACAGTCAAGTTGCGCTCATTACCAACGGTACGCTTTTTGGCTATTATCCGGAACTTTTTACAGAAATCGAAGGTGTGGATCTCGTTATTCCATCTCTTGATGCTGGTCGAGAAACTGCTTTTGAAGGTATTAATCGACCTCATCCGTCCCTTGATTTTGAGCGATATGTGCAGGGTCTGGTCCGGCTCAAGGACCACTTTCGTGGGGAAATCTGGTTAGAAGTGTTCATCGTGGAAGGACTCAACGATACCAGTCAGGAAATCGAGGCGCTAAAGGATAGGATTAATCGCATTGCTCCACACCGGGTACACATTAATTCGGTGGATAGAAGTCCTGCTGAGGAATGGGTTCGGGCTCCCTCCCGGGAAAGGCTGCAACAGATTGCTAGAGCCTTAAAAGGGGACATTATTGTATCTTCTCCTGGGTGCGTTTTGTCATCGTTGCATCCTTGAGCGCTTTGATGTAGCGTTCATCCGTGCCACAGCAGCCACCAATAATCTGGACGTTCAAGGCAAGGAGCTCGATGGCACCTTTCGCAAAATCCTCCGGGGTTTCGGTGTAAAAGACTGTTTCACCTACAAGTTGCGGTACTCCGGCGTTGGGTTTGGCTGAGAGGAAGAGATGGGGATGGTATTTCCGGTAATCGGCCATAATCGAGACCATTTCTTTCATTCCTGTCCCACAGTTCGCACCTAAGCTTAAAACTGGAAGTGAAGAGAAGGTTGAGACCAGGGTCTCTGGTGTTTCTCCGAGAAGAGTGGTGAACTGGTTTCCCCGACGGTTGAAGGTAAAACTCACTATCGCTTTTCCTCCAGTTTCGTGGACTGCTTCGAGGGCAAGTATTGCTTCCTGGGAAGAGTTAAAAGTTTCCAGATGAAAGAATTCAATCCCTGCTTCACGCAGGATGTCAACCTGTTCTTGAAAAATGTCTCTTGCTTTTTGGTGGGTCAGATCTCCAAATGGTTCCAGAAATTCGCCCAGTGGTCCTACGGAAGCAAGGAGGATAACACCCGGTTTTAAGGTGGAATGGGCAATGGATACAGCCCGGTGATTGATATCTCGAATTTTTTCTGTCAGGCCATATTTTCCTAATCGCAGACGATTTGCACCGAACGTATTGGTCTGGATGAGATCGGCCCCGGCATCCACATAACTCTGGTGGATTTCGCGCACCGTATCTGGATGGGAAAGATTCCATTCTTCGGGAGGATATCCTGCTGGAAGCCCCTTTTTCTGTAAGCGTGTTCCCATAGCACCGTCAAAAATGAGCACTTTCTGCGATAAAAGTTCTTGAAGCATGTTCATCATTACCTTTCCTCCCCCATTTTTTGGGTGAACTCATCGATTTTGATCCATGTTCGCCTTTTGGCCGATTCAATCGTGGCGCAGGTCAGGGCGAACGTTCGAATGTTGTCCTCAAGAGAAGTCAGGGGAGGACGGTTTTCCAGGATAGCGGAGCAGAATTCTTGGAGTACCTGTATCCTGCCATCGGTTTCATGCTGTTGAAATGGTAAACCCTCTTTTTTCCCTTCTCGATTGGTGAAAAAGAGGAGATCATTTTCTAAAGAAAGGGTGCCTTGATCCCCAAAAAGGTGAATGTTTCCATTCCATGGAGTGGTTTGACCAAAGCTCACCCAGCTTCCAAAGTAGACAACCTTGATGCCCCCTTCAAAGAGTAAACTCCCCATTGCTGCGGCATTTCCTTGAAACCAGCTCCAGGGGGGATTGAACCCCTCCATGGTGACTTCTTCTACCTCTTTACCTAATGCAAAACGCAAAATGTCAAAATGGTGAATGCTCATGTCCTCAAGAAGTGGGTATTCCATTTCTTCGCGCCAGCCGCCAAAACGCCATGCTTTATGGAAGGTATATGTTCCGTAACTTATCTTTCCACAAATCCCTTCATCAATTGCTCTTTTGAGGGCCTGGATCTCTGGTTTAAAGCGGTAATTCTGGCTTACCATGTAAACGAGTTTTGGGTTTTGATGCCAGGTCCGGTAAATGGCCAGGGCGTTTTCAAAGGTATCGGCCAGGGGTTTCTCCGAGAGGACATGGAGATTCGACTTGAGGGCTTTTTCAGCGATTTCTCGATGAAATTGATTTGGTACCGCAATGAGTACTGCCTGAACCTGAATTTTCTGCAATGCCTCTTCTAGATTGGCAAAGGTAGGGATATTGTGGTCACCAAAGCGCTTCTGGAAACGTTCTCTGGCCTCTTGAGTCACATCAACCATACCCCGCAACTCGCTATGGGAGGAGCGTACAAGTAAATCTGCCCAACCTTCGCCAAAAAGCCCATATCCCACTTGTAAGAAAGCAATTTTTGCCATAATCGACTCCTTTTAGAGGAAATACTGACGTAGCTCAATTATATCATACGGAGAAAAGGTCGTGAATGAGGTTGTAGTATCGAGGTTTTGCTGAAGGATAGTTGGGCCATTGGGTTTCTCCCTTGTAAACCGGGTACGAGGGTAGTATCATATTGCTACACTTTCCGGTTTGGAGGTGATACAAGGTGAAAGAAAAAGTGCGATTTTTGGCTTTTTCAGGAATAGGGATTACGCTTGTGGCAGTAGTGACCATGATGGTTCAGGTTCCGATTCCCCAGACCCGGGGATACATTAACCTGGGTGATACAGTAATTCTGGTGCTCGCTCTTCTTTTTGGCTGGAAAGTGGGGTTTCTGGCTGGAGGCTTTGGTTCAGCTCTGGCTGACATTCTGGGTGGTTATGCCCACTGGGCGCCTTTTACCCTGGTGATTAAGGGAGTAGAAGGACTCCTTGTCGGTCTATTTGCTTCTTCTGAAAAAAGGTGGAGTATCAGATTTTTTTTCTGTTTCTTGGGAGGCCTGGAAATGGTCGGAGGGTATTTTCTGGTAGAGAACGTTATCTATGGTCAGGGTGCGGCATTGGCTGAACTTCCCGGTAATTTGTTCCAGGCAGGAGTGAGTGTCGCTATTGCACCTCTTTTCACGTATCTTGTGAGTCGGGTAGAGGGAATGAGTGTCCATCGGGTGTGAGCGCTTTTTTTCTTTTGGGGTTCATTTTGTGTAGCACTTCTTCTTCGATGTCTGGAAAAGCATGGAGAAGGCGGTGAACAAGGTGAGGCAAGTCCTCTGCTGTTTGTCCTTCAAAACGGAGGGTATACATGGGTTCAGTCACCGAAGGGCGGATGAGTGCCCATCCGTCTTGCCATGTAACTCGCAAGCCGTCTTCTTTGGAAATTTGACCGCCTAAGGGTATTTCTTCTAAAAGTGCAAGGAGCGTTTCTCTTCCTTTTCTAGGAATGCGGATATCCGGTGTGGTGGCAAAAGAAGGAAAGTTTTTGAGGTATTCGCTAAGGGAGAGATCCATGGTAGAGAGGTAGAAAAGAAAGAGTCCCGCAGCGTAGAGGCCATCATCCCGTTTCAGTTCTCGGAAGAAGTAATGACCAGAAAGCTCTCCGGCCATGAGGGCTCCTTCCTGAACAAGGCGGTTTTTGATATACGCATGTCCGGACCGTTCAGGTATGGGGATACCTCCGGCTTTTTCCACTTCTCGTGCTACGACTGAAGAACATTTGAGGTCGTAGATAAATTTTTGGGGCTTTGGGAATCTGCTCATATGCTCTCGAATAAAGAAAATCATGCCATACTCGCCTTCCAGAATTTTTCCATCATTTCCCACAAAGACCACCCGATCTCCATCACCGTCAAAGGCAATTCCTGCTGCTGATTGTGTTTCCCAGACAGTTACGCTGAGCTTCTGAAGATTTTCTGGTTGCGACGGATTGGGGGGACGGTTTGGAAATCGCCCATCAGGTTCACAGAAAAGGGGTATGACCTGATATCCCAGTTTTGTCAAAAGTTGTGGGGCAAGATAGGAGTAGCTTCCGTTCCCACAATCTACCACTACCTGAAGTGATTTTTTGGGAAAGGGAAGGAGATGGGTAAGAAATTGTAGGTATTCATTTTCCAGGGACCACGTGGTTCGAGTCTGCACGGGT carries:
- a CDS encoding radical SAM protein; this translates as MRGKCLFGPIWSRRLGSSLGINLTPYKTCNLDCVYCECGLTTVLTVRRKEYIPPEEVIENLARYRESLRFREVPPSYLTFAGFGEPTLNSGLGKIVRFIKGHFPHSQVALITNGTLFGYYPELFTEIEGVDLVIPSLDAGRETAFEGINRPHPSLDFERYVQGLVRLKDHFRGEIWLEVFIVEGLNDTSQEIEALKDRINRIAPHRVHINSVDRSPAEEWVRAPSRERLQQIARALKGDIIVSSPGCVLSSLHP
- a CDS encoding homocysteine S-methyltransferase family protein, with the protein product MMNMLQELLSQKVLIFDGAMGTRLQKKGLPAGYPPEEWNLSHPDTVREIHQSYVDAGADLIQTNTFGANRLRLGKYGLTEKIRDINHRAVSIAHSTLKPGVILLASVGPLGEFLEPFGDLTHQKARDIFQEQVDILREAGIEFFHLETFNSSQEAILALEAVHETGGKAIVSFTFNRRGNQFTTLLGETPETLVSTFSSLPVLSLGANCGTGMKEMVSIMADYRKYHPHLFLSAKPNAGVPQLVGETVFYTETPEDFAKGAIELLALNVQIIGGCCGTDERYIKALKDATMTKRTQEKIQ
- a CDS encoding Gfo/Idh/MocA family oxidoreductase, whose product is MAKIAFLQVGYGLFGEGWADLLVRSSHSELRGMVDVTQEARERFQKRFGDHNIPTFANLEEALQKIQVQAVLIAVPNQFHREIAEKALKSNLHVLSEKPLADTFENALAIYRTWHQNPKLVYMVSQNYRFKPEIQALKRAIDEGICGKISYGTYTFHKAWRFGGWREEMEYPLLEDMSIHHFDILRFALGKEVEEVTMEGFNPPWSWFQGNAAAMGSLLFEGGIKVVYFGSWVSFGQTTPWNGNIHLFGDQGTLSLENDLLFFTNREGKKEGLPFQQHETDGRIQVLQEFCSAILENRPPLTSLEDNIRTFALTCATIESAKRRTWIKIDEFTQKMGEER
- a CDS encoding ECF transporter S component — protein: MKEKVRFLAFSGIGITLVAVVTMMVQVPIPQTRGYINLGDTVILVLALLFGWKVGFLAGGFGSALADILGGYAHWAPFTLVIKGVEGLLVGLFASSEKRWSIRFFFCFLGGLEMVGGYFLVENVIYGQGAALAELPGNLFQAGVSVAIAPLFTYLVSRVEGMSVHRV
- a CDS encoding phosphomannomutase/phosphoglucomutase, which produces MSIFKDCDIRGIVPEEFHEEQAYLIGRAFASLLPAEVKVVVGGDVRTHTPFLREALIQGIMDSGGYVEDIGIVPTPLFYFAIDYLKAQGGLMVTASHNPPQYNGIKIAWGNRPPHPQDLKALAQKVKTRDFRTRPVQTRTTWSLENEYLQFLTHLLPFPKKSLQVVVDCGNGSYSYLAPQLLTKLGYQVIPLFCEPDGRFPNRPPNPSQPENLQKLSVTVWETQSAAGIAFDGDGDRVVFVGNDGKILEGEYGMIFFIREHMSRFPKPQKFIYDLKCSSVVAREVEKAGGIPIPERSGHAYIKNRLVQEGALMAGELSGHYFFRELKRDDGLYAAGLFLFYLSTMDLSLSEYLKNFPSFATTPDIRIPRKGRETLLALLEEIPLGGQISKEDGLRVTWQDGWALIRPSVTEPMYTLRFEGQTAEDLPHLVHRLLHAFPDIEEEVLHKMNPKRKKALTPDGHSFPLPDSQDT